One part of the Humulus lupulus chromosome 9, drHumLupu1.1, whole genome shotgun sequence genome encodes these proteins:
- the LOC133800484 gene encoding protein BIIDXI yields the protein MAVVSSFTATKWLFLLVLLFTTVLAEDGPIPNGDFETIPTGGFPSEAVVDGPTTIPNWRSNGTVEMVVSGQKQGGMILIVPQGRHAVRLGNDAEIRQDLKVEKGSIYSVTFSAARTCAQLESLNVSVPPASQTIDLQTLYNVEGWDPYAVAFEADSDELTLVFTNQGMEDDPTCGPIIDDIAIKKLFTPDRPKDNAMVNGDFEEGPWMPKNVSLGVLLPTNLDEEISSLPGWNVESNRAVRYIDSDHYSVPQGKRAIELLSGKEGIISQMVETSPNKIYSLSFAIGHAGDKCKEPLAVMAFAGDQAQNIHYMRESNSTFQVANLNFTAKAERTRIAFYSVYYNTRSDDMSSLCGPVLDDIRVWASSSYRNVFGGLGLRLVVAIWVLVYVLF from the exons ATGGCGGTGGTTTCAAGCTTCACAGCCACTAAATGGCTCTTTCTCTTAGTGCTTCTTTTCACTACTGTCTTAGCTGAAGACG GCCCAATACCAAATGGAGACTTCGAGACGATCCCAACAGGTGGGTTCCCAAGCGAGGCGGTTGTGGACGGGCCCACAACGATCCCAAACTGGAGATCAAACGGCACCGTTGAGATGGTAGTGTCTGGGCAAAAACAGGGTGGGATGATCCTCATCGTACCCCAAGGTAGACACGCAGTGAGGCTGGGAAACGACGCCGAGATCAGGCAAGATCTGAAGGTGGAGAAAGGGTCGATCTACTCGGTCACGTTCAGTGCGGCTCGCACGTGCGCACAGCTGGAGTCACTCAACGTGTCCGTGCCACCCGCGTCGCAGACGATAGATCTCCAGACACTGTACAACGTGGAAGGGTGGGACCCATACGCTGTGGCCTTCGAGGCTGACTCGGACGAGTTGACTCTGGTTTTTACCAACCAGGGCATGGAGGATGACCCCACTTGTGGGCCCATTATCGATGATATTGCTATCAAGAAGCTCTTCACACCTGATCGCCccaaag ACAATGCAATGGTCAATGGAGATTTCGAAGAAGGTCCTTGGATGCCCAAAAACGTTTCACTTGGAGTACTTCTTCCCACCAACCTAGACGAAGAGATATCGTCACTACCCGGTTGGAATGTGGAGTCAAACAGGGCTGTGAGGTACATTGACTCCGATCATTACAGCGTCCCGCAAGGCAAGCGCGCCATTGAGTTGCTCTCGGGCAAAGAAGGCATAATATCCCAAATGGTTGAGACTTCACCGAACAAGATCTACAGCTTGAGCTTCGCTATAGGCCATGCGGGGGACAAGTGCAAGGAGCCTCTCGCTGTCATGGCTTTCGCTGGGGACCAAGCGCAGAACATCCATTACATGCGGGAATCCAACTCCACCTTCCAAGTTGCTAATCTCAACTTCACTGCCAAAGCCGAAAGGACGAGGATCGCGTTCTACAGCGTGTATTACAACACAAGGAGCGACGACATGAGCTCGTTGTGCGGCCCTGTCTTGGATGATATTAGGGTGTGGGCTTCTAGCTCTTATAGGAATGTGTTTGGAGGATTGGGGTTGAGGCTTGTGGTTGCCATTTGGGTGcttgtttatgttttgttttag
- the LOC133800986 gene encoding prefoldin subunit 6, whose product MASSSSSAVKELQRDLENKANDLSKIQKDISKNHQVRKKYTIQLGENELVLKELDLLREDANVYKLIGPVLVKQDLAEANANVRKRIEYISAELKRLDGTLQDLEEKQNSKKEAILKSQQRLQSVQAGKAKA is encoded by the exons ATggcttcatcttcttcttccgcCGTCAAAGAACTTCAGCGAGACTTGGAGAACAAAGCTAACGATCTAAGCAAAATTCAAAAAG ATATTTCAAAGAATCACCAAGTGAGAAAGAAGTACACCATTCAGCTTGGCGAGAATGAGCTTGTCCTCAAG GAGTTAGACCTTTTGAGAGAAGATGCAAATGTGTACAAGTTGATTGGTCCAGTTCTTGTGAAGCAAGATTTGGCAGAGGCCAATGCAAATGTGCGCAAGAGAATTGAATACATCTCTGCTGAATT GAAGCGGCTTGATGGAACTCTTCAAGATTTAGAAGAGAAGCAAAATAGCAAAAAAGAAGCG ATCTTAAAGTCGCAACAGAGGTTGCAATCAGTTCAGGCTGGAAAAGCCAAGGCCTAA
- the LOC133799404 gene encoding aspartic proteinase NANA, chloroplast-like: MNFLRWYFLLFAIINNGMVIPINGFLDEITTRLELIHRNSPKLSGHSNVFLGERPRTQMENVKQFHQRDVLRRRTIETASSSSSVKLPINSGSDYGTGEYFVHVTVGTPGQRFVLVADTGSELTWINCRYRNDCGRDNKCAVDPKQQAMKPTFKADQSSSFRTVPCSSAMCKTELAELFSLAKCPTPSTPCGYDYRYLQGSAALGFFGNDTVSVDLTNGMKRRLNNVLIGCTQSIKDEQGNFKGAHGVLGLGNGKYTFTTKAAQDFGAKFSYCLVDHLSSQNLTNYIVFGSNRPKTALLSRVQRTPLVLGGVLGPLYGVNVMGISVGGKPVKIPAVVWDAKRGGGTILDSGTSLTFLAEPAYRSVTAAFSKYMSKFQRLPDDGGPFEFCYNSTRFRDSLVPSVKIQLANGAVFEPPMKSYILDVAPETRCLGIVSASWPGTSIIGNIMQQNHLWEFDLGKSLLSFAPSTCT, translated from the exons TGGCCACAGCAATGTCTTCTTGGGAGAGAGACCGAGAACCCAGATGGAAAATGTCAAACAGTTTCACCAACGCGACGTTCTGCGGCGCAGGACCATCGAAACGGCGTCGTCGTCGTCGTCCGTGAAGCTGCCTATAAATTCTGGGTCCGACTATGGGACTGGGGAGTACTTTGTTCACGTCACAGTTGGGACACCAGGGCAGAGATTCGTGTTGGTTGCGGACACTGGGAGTGAATTGACATGGATTAACTGTAGATATAGGAATGACTGTGGTCGTGATAATAAGTGCGCTGTTGACCCTAAACAGCAGGCTATGAAACCCACCTTTAAAGCTGATCAATCTTCTTCGTTTCGAACTGTGCCTTGTTCTTCTGCTATGTGTAAGACTGAGCTTGCTGAACTCTTTTCTCTCGCCAAATGTCCTACACCATCGACCCCATGTGGCTATGATTACAG GTACCTGCAAGGTTCTGCAGCACTCGGCTTCTTTGGCAATGACACTGTATCAGTAGACCTGACCAATGGCATGAAAAGAAGACTAAACAATGTCCTGATTGGGTGCACTCAATCGATCAAGGATGAGCAAGGCAACTTCAAAGGAGCTCATGGGGTACTTGGGCTAGGCAATGGCAAGTACACATTCACAACAAAAGCAGCTCAAGATTTTGGGGCCAAGTTCTCATACTGCTTGGTTGATCACTTGAGCTCCCAAAACTTGACAAACTACATAGTATTCGGCTCCAACAGGCCTAAAACTGCACTGTTGAGCCGAGTGCAGCGTACCCCTCTCGTTTTGGGGGGAGTTCTTGGCCCGCTCTATGGCGTAAATGTTATGGGAATCTCTGTTGGGGGTAAACCGGTAAAAATACCAGCAGTGGTCTGGGATGCGAAGCGTGGAGGTGGAACGATCCTTGATTCGGGAACCAGCCTAACATTTCTAGCAGAGCCAGCTTACCGGTCGGTGACTGCTGCGTTCAGCAAGTACATGTCAAAGTTTCAAAGATTGCCTGACGATGGAGGACCATTCGAGTTCTGCTATAACTCAACAAGGTTTAGGGACTCTCTGGTACCATCAGTAAAAATCCAATTGGCAAATGGAGCTGTGTTTGAGCCCCCAATGAAGAGCTATATCCTTGATGTTGCACCTGAGACTAGGTGTCTTGGAATTGTTTCAGCTAGTTGGCCGGGCACCTCTATCATTGGCAATATCATGCAGCAAAACCACTTGTGGGAATTTGATTTGGGCAAAAGTCTCTTAAGCTTTGCCCCCTCTACATGTACTTAA